In Opitutaceae bacterium TAV5, one genomic interval encodes:
- a CDS encoding 3-beta hydroxysteroid dehydrogenase has product MPLSSLSGSVSAALPPPSPLPPAAGGAALVTGGTGFLGRRLVERLLAAGRPVTVLARTPAPDLEACGAKFVRASLDDAAAVAGACRGAETVFHVAARVGVWGRYEDFYRTNVLGTRALLEGCRRHGVRRLVYTSTPSVVYNGRDLAGADESLTLTEACPSPYPLTKALAEREVCAASAAGQEAGHALRTVALRPHLIWGVGDPHLVPRVLERARAGRLRIIGDGRNRVDMVHIENAVDAHVLAERALAEAGGAAGAGQGSAAGKAYFVTNGEPVFLWDWINGLLTALGEPPVRRRVSLRAASAIGAVCETAWRVLRKRGEPPMTRFVAAELAKDHWFSIEAARRDLGYAPRISMATGTAELVAWLKEQATRRA; this is encoded by the coding sequence ATGCCGTTGTCATCACTTTCCGGATCTGTTTCCGCCGCACTGCCCCCGCCTTCACCGCTGCCGCCGGCAGCCGGGGGGGCGGCGCTGGTGACGGGCGGGACGGGGTTTCTCGGACGGCGTCTGGTGGAGCGCCTGCTGGCGGCGGGCCGTCCGGTGACGGTGCTCGCGCGAACGCCGGCGCCGGATCTGGAGGCGTGCGGGGCAAAATTTGTGCGCGCGTCGCTCGACGATGCGGCGGCGGTGGCCGGGGCGTGCCGCGGGGCGGAGACGGTTTTCCATGTGGCGGCGCGCGTGGGCGTGTGGGGGCGTTACGAGGATTTTTACAGGACCAACGTGCTCGGCACGCGGGCGTTGCTGGAGGGTTGCCGGCGGCACGGGGTGCGGCGGCTGGTTTATACGAGCACGCCGAGCGTGGTGTACAACGGCCGCGATCTGGCCGGCGCGGACGAATCGCTGACGTTGACGGAGGCGTGCCCGAGCCCGTACCCGCTGACCAAGGCCCTTGCCGAACGCGAGGTGTGCGCGGCGAGCGCGGCGGGGCAGGAAGCCGGGCATGCGCTGCGCACGGTGGCGCTGCGGCCGCATCTGATCTGGGGCGTGGGTGACCCGCACCTGGTGCCGCGCGTGCTGGAGCGGGCGCGGGCGGGGCGGCTGCGGATCATCGGCGACGGGCGCAACCGCGTGGACATGGTGCATATCGAAAATGCGGTCGATGCGCATGTGCTGGCGGAGCGCGCGCTGGCGGAGGCCGGCGGCGCGGCGGGGGCGGGGCAGGGGAGCGCGGCGGGCAAGGCGTATTTCGTGACGAACGGCGAACCGGTCTTTTTGTGGGACTGGATCAACGGCCTGCTCACGGCGCTGGGCGAGCCGCCGGTGCGGCGGCGGGTGTCGTTGCGCGCGGCGTCGGCGATCGGCGCCGTATGCGAGACGGCGTGGCGGGTGCTGCGGAAGCGAGGGGAGCCGCCGATGACGCGCTTCGTGGCGGCGGAGCTGGCGAAGGACCACTGGTTTTCGATCGAGGCGGCGCGGCGCGATCTGGGTTATGCGCCGCGCATCAGCATGGCGACAGGGACAGCAGAACTGGTGGCGTGGCTGAAAGAGCAGGCGACGCGGCGCGCGTGA
- a CDS encoding methylated-DNA-protein-cysteine methyltransferase, whose translation MKSYYDTFSIPLGDFSIAADEYGTIVATAFGDVHALQTRSRNEPPMRDAVRLRTAREQVEEYFAGSRRTFDLTLAPQGSPFQLRVWEALRAIPFGETRSYGDLARALHSSARAIGRANGTNPIALIVPCHRVIGTDGSLTGFAFGEDAKRRLLAHEGVEPWASDFLAGNGV comes from the coding sequence ATGAAATCTTACTACGATACCTTTTCTATCCCCCTTGGCGACTTCTCCATCGCGGCCGATGAATACGGCACCATCGTTGCCACTGCCTTTGGCGACGTTCACGCCCTGCAAACGCGTTCCCGCAACGAGCCGCCGATGCGCGACGCCGTCCGCTTGCGCACGGCGCGCGAACAGGTCGAGGAGTACTTCGCCGGAAGCCGCCGGACCTTCGACCTCACCCTCGCGCCGCAAGGTTCCCCGTTCCAACTTCGCGTATGGGAGGCGTTGCGGGCGATTCCATTCGGTGAAACCCGCAGCTACGGCGACCTGGCCCGCGCGCTCCACTCCTCGGCCCGGGCCATCGGCCGGGCCAACGGGACCAATCCGATCGCCCTGATCGTCCCCTGCCATCGCGTGATCGGCACGGACGGCTCGCTGACGGGCTTCGCGTTCGGCGAAGACGCCAAGCGCCGGCTCCTCGCCCACGAAGGCGTGGAGCCATGGGCGTCGGATTTTCTGGCGGGCAACGGTGTGTGA
- a CDS encoding AraC family transcriptional regulator produces the protein MYERFLASDPDYNGRFFTGVLTTGIYCLPSCKARKPKPENIRFFPTCEAAREVGLRPCKKCHPDDFERGADPVLETVEALVAEVRAAPQAFPDARAIVRRSGFGTTRVFELLRQHYHTTPADLLLHARIDAARNALLAAGDAPLLDVARSVGFESQSSFHDHFRQFNGLTPAAFRELGSPDARSFTLTLPAGYPVARLWRTLGRDPYGVTEKLEADTFTAAIRLDGAPALLTLQFSDTGGSSGAATVRVTLSRGPAREAHTLVTRLLGLAQDAAGFSRLARRLGFTRLVKGREGLRLVQTFSVFDGLLWAIIGQQINLPFAFQLRQRLALHTGEPAGEGLVALPTPAALAALEPEVLLAFKFSRQKADYLINAARLVAAGKLDLDGLRHLSATRAERTLLAIRGLGPWSVNYLMMRSLGFADCVPWGDTGVTSGLVALFGLETRPDIDAARRLMSVFSPHRSLATAHLWQSLQPDPE, from the coding sequence ATGTACGAGCGATTCCTCGCCTCCGATCCGGATTATAACGGACGGTTTTTTACGGGCGTGCTCACCACCGGCATCTACTGCCTGCCCTCCTGCAAGGCCCGCAAACCGAAACCCGAAAACATCCGCTTTTTTCCCACGTGCGAGGCGGCGCGCGAGGTCGGATTGCGTCCGTGCAAAAAATGCCACCCCGACGATTTCGAACGCGGCGCCGATCCCGTGCTCGAAACCGTCGAGGCGCTCGTCGCGGAAGTGCGCGCCGCGCCACAGGCGTTTCCCGATGCGCGCGCCATCGTCCGGCGCTCCGGATTCGGCACGACACGCGTCTTCGAACTGCTTCGCCAGCACTACCACACCACGCCCGCCGATTTGTTATTGCATGCCCGGATCGACGCCGCCCGGAACGCGCTGCTCGCCGCCGGCGATGCCCCGCTGCTCGACGTGGCCAGATCCGTCGGCTTCGAATCGCAATCCTCGTTTCACGATCATTTCCGTCAGTTCAACGGCCTCACCCCCGCCGCGTTTCGCGAACTCGGCTCGCCCGATGCCCGCAGTTTTACCCTCACGCTGCCCGCCGGCTACCCGGTCGCCCGGCTCTGGCGCACGCTCGGGCGCGACCCGTACGGTGTCACCGAAAAACTCGAGGCTGACACCTTCACCGCCGCCATCCGCCTGGACGGCGCCCCCGCGTTGCTCACGCTGCAGTTTTCCGACACCGGTGGCAGCAGCGGCGCGGCCACCGTGCGCGTGACGCTCTCGCGTGGCCCCGCCCGCGAGGCGCACACCCTCGTCACCCGGCTGCTCGGCCTCGCGCAGGACGCCGCCGGATTCTCCCGCCTTGCCCGGCGGCTCGGGTTCACCCGGCTCGTCAAGGGCCGCGAGGGCCTGCGGCTCGTGCAGACATTTTCGGTTTTCGACGGGCTCCTGTGGGCGATCATCGGCCAACAGATCAACCTCCCCTTCGCCTTCCAGCTTCGCCAGCGCCTCGCTCTCCACACAGGAGAGCCGGCCGGCGAAGGTCTCGTCGCCTTGCCGACGCCCGCAGCCCTCGCCGCACTCGAACCGGAGGTGTTGCTCGCGTTCAAGTTCTCGCGCCAGAAAGCGGATTACCTCATCAACGCCGCCCGACTCGTCGCCGCCGGCAAGCTCGATCTCGATGGCTTGCGTCATCTCTCCGCCACGCGCGCCGAGCGCACCCTGCTCGCAATACGCGGGCTCGGCCCGTGGTCAGTCAACTACCTCATGATGCGCTCGCTCGGTTTTGCCGACTGCGTGCCCTGGGGTGACACCGGCGTCACCAGCGGGCTCGTCGCGTTGTTCGGTCTCGAAACCCGCCCCGATATCGACGCCGCCCGGCGGCTGATGTCGGTGTTTTCACCGCACCGCAGCCTCGCCACCGCCCACCTCTGGCAATCCTTGCAACCCGATCCGGAATGA
- a CDS encoding transcriptional regulator, whose amino-acid sequence MVIISCLFSVPKKVNKPPMPAKPINPAITMRHLADAAGVSKMTVSLALRGHHKISEATRMRICNLAEKMGYRPNPFVQTLMANLRVTRPASYHSTIAWITAFPTRDGWRRHRVHRLYYEGATARAAALGYKIEEFWSLEPGMSGAALSRILRMRGIRGLVVPPVGTPGTRLDIKWEDFSCATIGYSFMTPRLHRSAANLHDAMWRALDECRLRGIRRIGFATPADTDNRVNHSWLATFLAWQKFAPAKDHLPVIHTSKPLEDMLPAWLERYRPEVIISPNTEFLNWLPALGKRVPKDIGFVTLSHPAENSSTISISGISQNDFYIGEAAVDLVVSQLQHNETGVPARPRIVLTEGSWVDGKTLPPRIPAEAAPPAAQA is encoded by the coding sequence ATGGTGATCATTTCCTGTCTGTTCTCCGTGCCCAAAAAGGTGAACAAGCCCCCGATGCCAGCCAAACCCATCAACCCGGCGATCACCATGCGCCACCTCGCCGACGCAGCGGGGGTTTCCAAGATGACGGTTTCATTGGCCCTGCGCGGCCATCACAAAATCTCCGAAGCCACTCGCATGCGTATTTGCAATCTCGCGGAAAAGATGGGCTACCGGCCCAATCCGTTTGTGCAGACGCTGATGGCCAACCTGCGCGTCACACGCCCGGCGAGCTATCATTCGACCATTGCATGGATCACGGCCTTTCCCACGCGCGACGGCTGGAGGCGGCATCGGGTCCACAGGCTTTATTACGAGGGAGCGACCGCGCGCGCCGCTGCGCTAGGTTACAAGATCGAGGAGTTTTGGTCGCTGGAACCGGGCATGAGCGGAGCCGCCTTGAGCCGCATCCTGCGCATGCGCGGCATCCGTGGCCTGGTGGTGCCGCCGGTGGGCACTCCCGGCACGCGGCTGGACATCAAATGGGAAGATTTTTCGTGCGCCACCATCGGATACAGCTTCATGACGCCGCGCCTCCACCGCTCCGCCGCCAATCTGCACGATGCGATGTGGCGCGCCCTCGACGAGTGCCGGCTGCGTGGTATCAGGCGCATTGGCTTCGCGACGCCGGCCGACACAGACAATCGTGTCAACCATAGCTGGCTTGCCACGTTTCTGGCCTGGCAAAAGTTCGCCCCGGCAAAGGACCACCTGCCTGTGATCCACACATCGAAGCCATTGGAAGACATGTTGCCCGCATGGTTGGAACGATATCGTCCGGAGGTGATCATCAGCCCGAATACCGAGTTTCTGAATTGGCTGCCTGCCTTGGGAAAACGCGTGCCAAAAGACATTGGCTTTGTGACGCTGAGTCATCCCGCGGAGAATTCCTCCACGATCAGCATCAGTGGTATCAGCCAGAACGATTTTTATATTGGCGAGGCGGCGGTCGATCTCGTGGTTTCACAACTTCAGCACAATGAGACCGGGGTCCCGGCGCGCCCGCGGATCGTGTTGACGGAAGGGTCGTGGGTGGATGGCAAGACGCTGCCGCCGCGCATCCCTGCCGAAGCCGCGCCGCCCGCTGCCCAAGCCTGA
- a CDS encoding N-terminal cleavage protein has product MNPQLPHILPYAGTQRRRWRAAFTLIELLTVIAIIGILAAIILPTVAKVRETAARATCASNLRQLALATVAFAQDNRGTIPARPRGTVSHKAPHAFVTADWNEEFRPYLGGTATKYPIMYCPGPLKNWRNHESSNYTPVLGNYTTYAYWANLPLKSAVVTGYNLDSTTLQKIEQVPARFPLWTCVTTLTGGRFHGHSDPDTGASTVQGQNAARADGSVRWVKGENLISFYSYNNNDYHAPAP; this is encoded by the coding sequence ATGAACCCGCAACTACCTCACATCCTCCCCTATGCCGGAACGCAGCGGCGGCGGTGGCGCGCCGCCTTCACCCTGATCGAGTTGCTGACCGTCATCGCCATCATCGGCATCCTTGCGGCCATCATTCTCCCCACCGTCGCCAAGGTCCGCGAGACCGCGGCCAGGGCCACCTGTGCGAGCAACCTCCGCCAGCTCGCCCTCGCCACCGTCGCCTTCGCGCAAGACAACAGGGGAACCATCCCCGCCCGCCCGCGAGGCACGGTGTCGCACAAGGCGCCGCACGCCTTTGTCACCGCCGACTGGAACGAGGAGTTTCGCCCCTACCTCGGCGGCACCGCGACCAAGTATCCGATCATGTATTGCCCCGGCCCGCTGAAGAACTGGCGCAACCATGAGTCCTCGAATTACACCCCCGTCCTCGGCAACTACACGACCTATGCCTACTGGGCCAACCTCCCCCTCAAGTCCGCGGTCGTAACCGGCTACAACCTCGACTCCACCACGCTCCAGAAAATCGAGCAGGTGCCCGCGCGCTTCCCGCTCTGGACCTGCGTGACCACCCTGACCGGCGGTCGTTTCCACGGTCACTCCGACCCCGACACCGGCGCGTCCACGGTGCAGGGCCAGAACGCCGCTCGCGCCGACGGCTCCGTGCGCTGGGTGAAGGGCGAAAACCTCATCTCCTTCTACTCTTACAACAACAACGACTATCACGCCCCCGCGCCGTGA